Proteins from a genomic interval of Longimicrobium sp.:
- a CDS encoding endonuclease/exonuclease/phosphatase family protein, with translation MTPLARTLVLALAALLAGCATAPPAPPAEREVTVMVYNIRAGKDLAGGENLPRVAELVRGTGADLVLLQEVDRNTQRSGPADQPAVLARLTGYSVAFGRTIGFQGGDFGVALLSRWPIRRDTLIPLLVTAPPGRTTGNREQRGVLVAVVDAPGGPIAVLDTHLDHTGDDAWRLQEIATVLQVARTAVEPGMPVLIGGDLNARPENAVHEQLRGAGFRDAWEGCGAGDAMTFPASAPDRRIDYLYVTGATRCESARVLPSDASDHRPLVFRLRLR, from the coding sequence ATGACCCCGCTCGCGCGAACCCTCGTCCTCGCCTTGGCCGCGCTGCTGGCCGGCTGCGCCACGGCTCCGCCCGCTCCCCCGGCGGAGCGCGAGGTGACGGTGATGGTCTACAACATCCGCGCGGGCAAGGACCTCGCGGGGGGCGAGAACCTGCCGCGCGTCGCGGAGCTGGTGCGCGGCACGGGGGCGGACCTGGTGCTGCTCCAGGAGGTGGACCGCAACACGCAGCGCTCCGGCCCCGCGGACCAGCCCGCCGTGCTGGCGCGGCTCACCGGCTACTCCGTGGCGTTCGGGCGCACGATCGGCTTCCAGGGCGGCGACTTCGGGGTGGCCCTGCTTTCCCGCTGGCCCATCCGGCGAGACACGCTGATCCCCCTGCTGGTCACGGCGCCGCCGGGGCGAACGACGGGAAACCGGGAGCAGCGTGGGGTCCTGGTGGCGGTGGTGGACGCGCCGGGCGGGCCGATCGCGGTGCTCGATACCCACCTGGACCACACGGGCGACGACGCCTGGCGGCTGCAGGAGATTGCCACCGTGCTGCAGGTCGCGCGGACGGCCGTGGAGCCCGGGATGCCGGTGCTGATCGGCGGAGACCTCAACGCGCGCCCGGAGAACGCCGTGCACGAGCAGCTGCGCGGCGCCGGCTTCCGCGATGCGTGGGAGGGATGCGGGGCAGGGGACGCGATGACCTTTCCCGCCAGCGCGCCGGACCGCAGGATCGACTACCTCTACGTCACCGGCGCCACCCGCTGCGAGAGCGCACGGGTGCTGCCCAGCGACGCCTCCGATCACCGTCCCCTCGTCTTCCGGCTGCGGCTGCGCTGA
- a CDS encoding RNA polymerase sigma factor has translation MTGETDGQLVARVRRGERAATEALAQRWLRACRAVALAVTRDEPDADDVCQDAFVSAIQRIDDCRNPERFGAWLLQIARNRAQDHLRARARPVLSLEGMEIESKEASPQRQAERGDERNRLLAALGELPQGRREVLLLHDLEGWTHSEIAERMGLPPGTVRSHLHHARRAMRSLLPELEKGEE, from the coding sequence ATGACGGGCGAGACTGATGGCCAACTGGTGGCGAGGGTGCGGCGCGGAGAGCGCGCGGCCACGGAGGCGCTGGCCCAGCGGTGGCTGCGCGCCTGCCGCGCCGTGGCCCTGGCCGTCACCCGCGACGAGCCGGACGCCGACGACGTGTGCCAGGACGCGTTCGTAAGCGCCATCCAGCGCATCGACGACTGCCGCAACCCGGAGCGCTTTGGCGCCTGGCTGCTCCAGATCGCCCGCAACCGGGCGCAGGACCACCTGCGGGCGCGCGCGCGGCCGGTGCTGTCGCTGGAGGGGATGGAGATCGAATCGAAAGAGGCGTCGCCGCAGCGGCAGGCGGAGCGCGGCGACGAGCGGAACCGGCTGCTGGCCGCGCTCGGCGAGCTGCCGCAGGGACGGCGCGAGGTGCTGCTGCTGCACGACCTGGAAGGATGGACGCACAGCGAAATCGCGGAGCGGATGGGGCTGCCGCCCGGAACGGTGCGCTCGCACCTGCACCACGCACGGAGAGCCATGCGGAGCCTGCTGCCGGAACTGGAGAAAGGCGAGGAATGA
- a CDS encoding TerC family protein: protein MEWLLSSEALVALATLALLEIVLGIDNLVFLTILAGKLPPEQQPRARKIGLGLALGMRVGLLLVISWIIGLTRPLFSVLGQEISGRDLILLLGGLFLLAKATTEIHHKLEGASAGTPTSVKATFGAVIAQIVAMDLIFSLDSVITAVGMAEDIRVMVIAVVIAMAVMLAFAEPLGRFVQAHPTVQMLALSFLLLIGMTLVAEAFEVHVSKGYIYFAMGFSVFVEVLNLKFSKKGKPVDLIDG, encoded by the coding sequence ATGGAATGGCTGCTGTCCAGTGAAGCACTCGTCGCCCTCGCCACGCTGGCGCTGCTCGAAATCGTCCTCGGGATCGACAACCTGGTCTTCCTCACGATCCTCGCCGGCAAGCTGCCCCCCGAACAGCAGCCGCGCGCACGGAAGATCGGGTTGGGCCTCGCCCTGGGGATGCGAGTGGGCCTGCTGCTCGTCATCAGCTGGATCATCGGCCTGACGCGCCCCCTGTTCAGCGTGCTTGGGCAGGAGATCTCGGGCCGCGACCTCATCCTGCTGCTGGGAGGGTTGTTCCTGCTCGCGAAGGCGACCACCGAGATCCACCACAAGCTGGAGGGGGCGAGCGCCGGGACACCCACGTCGGTGAAGGCGACGTTCGGCGCGGTGATCGCGCAGATCGTGGCGATGGACCTCATCTTCTCGCTGGACAGCGTGATCACCGCCGTGGGCATGGCGGAGGACATCCGGGTGATGGTCATCGCGGTGGTGATCGCGATGGCGGTGATGCTGGCGTTCGCGGAGCCGCTGGGGCGCTTCGTGCAGGCACATCCGACCGTGCAGATGCTCGCCCTGTCGTTCCTGCTGCTGATCGGCATGACGCTGGTCGCCGAAGCGTTCGAGGTCCACGTCTCCAAGGGGTACATCTACTTCGCGATGGGCTTCTCGGTCTTCGTCGAGGTGCTGAACCTGAAGTTCTCCAAGAAGGGGAAGCCGGTCGACCTGATCGATGGATGA
- a CDS encoding molybdopterin-dependent oxidoreductase produces MSESLNEASTAPFAGMDGFYSSVSLQRATDDYAFLAVEMNGEVLPAGHGYPVRVILPDLYGKKQPRWLKRITLLED; encoded by the coding sequence ATGAGCGAGAGCTTGAACGAAGCCTCCACAGCTCCGTTCGCGGGGATGGACGGGTTCTACTCCAGCGTGTCGCTGCAGCGCGCGACCGACGACTACGCGTTCCTGGCCGTGGAGATGAACGGGGAGGTGCTGCCGGCGGGGCACGGCTACCCGGTACGGGTGATCCTGCCGGACCTGTACGGCAAGAAGCAGCCGCGCTGGCTCAAGCGCATCACGCTGCTGGAGGACTAA
- a CDS encoding PAS domain-containing protein has product MSAHAAAPERLPELISRLGAILQEIETTTGGQVDALVDPRSQVTYLLRGAQDALVAQEQQFRTVTENTSDAILRLDRGLCLLYANPAALRVHGGAAESVRGLALDQFTRGAPGTPACHTAMAEVLRSAQPHEAEFVLGEGASARVYNARINPEFGPDGEVVSVLAVLRDTTAIHASSRELSAAHARIIGILESVTDAVMSIDDDWRFTYVNPRAELQLRRGKSEILGRVLWEAFPATLGSRFETEYRRVAAEGSPRVFEEYFPPFDSWFEVHAYPADEGGIHVYFRDISQRKAREREAAELLERLATKHALLEAVVRQLPVGVVIAEAPSGQLLMGNKEIDRIFGHGYRPSASVGEYGEWVAFHPDGRRVQADEWPLSRALRTGEPVGPEEVRVVRADGSPGIARLCATPVLDAEGSVIAGVVVIDDVTEQRAALDALRASEERYHLVSLATNDIIYDWDPIEDRVTRNKAVGVLGYSPAEVPPTFEWFASNLHPDDAPRVRTSIEDFLEGDDLFWSADYRFRRADGSYARVYDRAHLVRRADGRPERIIGAMLDVSEREAADAALHHQALLLDTVEQAVIATDVDGRITYWNHFAEQLYGWARHEVLGRPVLEVTPSEETAAEAARVLEALMAGVSWSGQFRVRRKDGTSFLAQVTNTPIPGPSGELVGVVGVSFDITERRNLEEQLRQSQKMDAVGQLAGGVAHDFNNLLTVISGTVELLKADLADPAVLEDIEQIGEAAERAAGLTRQLLAFSRRQILKPQAVNLTALVGGMLPMLKRLIGEDVELRFKANAAAAQVEADPGQLEQVLLNLVVNARDAIAGTHGRVVMETHQAEVGGGDEGLDGALPPGRYAVMMVSDTGMGMPEEVRQRVFEPFFTTKPPGTGTGLGLSTVYGIVKQSDGFIFVDSAPGAGTEVRVYLPLLASADQPAAEAPPPLPGGRETILLIEDEVAVRSLTRRVLTRQGYTVIDARDGAEALELARREGAAFDLVITDVVMPGMSGPAVAEELRALIGGVPVLYMSGYTDDEMLRRGIHTSDTHFLQKPFTPSSILTQVRAVLDDPRARPGART; this is encoded by the coding sequence ATGAGCGCGCACGCGGCGGCGCCGGAGCGCCTGCCCGAGCTGATCTCGCGCCTGGGCGCCATTCTCCAGGAAATCGAGACGACCACGGGCGGGCAGGTGGACGCCCTGGTGGACCCGCGCAGCCAGGTGACGTACCTGCTGCGGGGCGCCCAGGACGCGCTGGTCGCGCAGGAGCAGCAGTTCCGCACCGTCACCGAGAACACCTCCGACGCCATCCTGCGCCTGGACCGCGGCCTGTGCCTGCTGTACGCCAACCCGGCGGCGCTGCGGGTGCACGGCGGCGCGGCGGAATCGGTGCGGGGCCTGGCCCTGGACCAATTCACCCGGGGGGCGCCGGGAACGCCGGCGTGCCACACGGCCATGGCCGAAGTGCTGCGCAGCGCCCAGCCCCACGAAGCGGAGTTCGTGCTGGGCGAGGGAGCCTCGGCCCGCGTGTACAACGCGCGCATCAACCCCGAGTTCGGCCCGGACGGCGAAGTCGTATCCGTGCTCGCGGTGCTGCGCGACACCACCGCCATCCATGCCTCCAGCCGGGAGCTGTCCGCGGCCCACGCGCGCATCATCGGAATCCTGGAAAGCGTGACCGACGCCGTCATGTCCATCGATGACGACTGGCGCTTCACGTACGTAAACCCGCGGGCCGAGCTTCAGCTGCGCCGCGGCAAGTCCGAAATCCTGGGGCGCGTATTGTGGGAGGCCTTCCCGGCGACGCTGGGCAGCCGGTTCGAGACGGAGTACCGCCGCGTGGCCGCCGAGGGCAGCCCGCGCGTGTTCGAAGAATACTTTCCCCCGTTCGACAGCTGGTTCGAGGTGCATGCCTATCCGGCGGACGAGGGCGGAATCCACGTGTACTTCCGCGACATCTCCCAACGCAAGGCAAGGGAGCGCGAGGCGGCCGAGCTATTGGAGCGCCTGGCGACCAAGCACGCCCTCCTGGAAGCCGTGGTGCGGCAGCTTCCGGTGGGCGTGGTGATCGCCGAAGCTCCGTCCGGCCAGCTGCTGATGGGCAACAAGGAGATCGACCGCATCTTCGGCCACGGGTACCGCCCGTCCGCCTCCGTTGGGGAGTACGGGGAATGGGTGGCGTTTCACCCCGACGGGCGCAGGGTGCAGGCCGACGAGTGGCCGCTGTCGCGGGCGCTCCGCACCGGCGAGCCCGTGGGGCCGGAGGAGGTCCGCGTGGTGCGCGCCGACGGCAGCCCGGGCATCGCTCGCCTCTGCGCCACGCCGGTGCTGGACGCCGAGGGATCCGTCATCGCGGGGGTGGTCGTCATCGACGACGTCACGGAGCAGCGCGCCGCGCTCGACGCGCTGCGGGCCAGCGAAGAGCGGTACCACCTGGTGAGCCTGGCCACCAACGACATCATCTACGACTGGGATCCCATCGAGGACCGGGTCACGCGGAACAAGGCCGTGGGGGTCCTGGGCTACTCACCCGCGGAGGTCCCCCCTACGTTCGAGTGGTTCGCGTCGAACCTGCATCCCGACGACGCTCCCCGGGTGAGGACCAGTATCGAGGACTTCCTGGAGGGTGACGACCTCTTCTGGTCCGCGGACTACCGCTTCCGCCGGGCAGACGGCTCGTACGCCCGCGTCTACGACCGTGCCCACCTCGTGCGCCGCGCGGATGGCCGCCCGGAGCGGATCATCGGGGCCATGCTCGACGTGAGCGAGCGCGAGGCCGCCGACGCCGCGCTGCACCACCAGGCGCTCCTGCTGGATACCGTGGAGCAGGCGGTGATCGCCACCGACGTGGATGGCCGGATCACCTACTGGAACCACTTCGCGGAACAGCTCTACGGCTGGGCGCGGCACGAGGTGCTGGGCCGGCCGGTCCTGGAGGTGACGCCCTCGGAAGAGACGGCGGCCGAGGCCGCGCGCGTGCTGGAGGCACTCATGGCCGGGGTCAGCTGGTCCGGGCAGTTCCGGGTCCGGAGAAAGGACGGAACGTCGTTCCTGGCCCAGGTCACCAACACCCCCATCCCGGGTCCGTCCGGGGAGCTGGTGGGGGTGGTGGGGGTGTCGTTCGACATCACCGAACGCCGCAACCTCGAGGAGCAGCTGCGCCAGTCGCAGAAGATGGACGCGGTGGGGCAGCTGGCCGGGGGCGTGGCCCATGACTTCAACAACCTGCTGACGGTGATTTCGGGAACGGTCGAGCTGCTGAAGGCCGACCTGGCGGACCCCGCCGTCCTCGAAGACATCGAGCAGATCGGCGAGGCGGCCGAGCGGGCCGCCGGGCTGACGCGCCAGCTGCTGGCCTTCAGCCGCAGGCAGATCCTGAAGCCGCAGGCAGTGAACCTTACGGCGCTGGTCGGCGGCATGCTGCCCATGCTCAAGCGGCTGATCGGCGAAGACGTCGAGCTGCGGTTCAAGGCCAACGCCGCGGCGGCGCAGGTAGAGGCAGATCCCGGGCAGCTGGAGCAGGTGCTGCTGAACCTGGTCGTGAATGCCCGCGACGCCATCGCGGGTACCCATGGGCGGGTGGTGATGGAGACGCACCAGGCGGAGGTCGGCGGCGGGGACGAAGGGCTGGACGGGGCGCTCCCCCCGGGGCGGTACGCCGTGATGATGGTGAGCGACACCGGGATGGGAATGCCGGAAGAGGTACGGCAGCGGGTCTTCGAGCCGTTCTTCACCACCAAGCCGCCGGGAACCGGCACGGGGCTGGGGCTCAGCACCGTCTACGGCATCGTGAAGCAGAGCGACGGGTTCATCTTCGTCGACAGCGCCCCGGGCGCCGGTACCGAGGTGCGGGTGTACCTGCCGCTGCTGGCATCGGCGGACCAACCCGCGGCGGAGGCGCCCCCGCCCCTTCCGGGGGGGCGGGAAACCATCCTGCTGATCGAGGACGAGGTGGCGGTGCGCTCCCTGACGCGCCGGGTGCTGACGCGCCAGGGCTACACGGTGATCGACGCACGGGACGGCGCCGAGGCGCTGGAGCTGGCGCGGCGCGAGGGTGCGGCCTTCGACCTGGTGATCACGGACGTGGTGATGCCGGGAATGAGCGGCCCGGCGGTGGCGGAGGAGCTCCGCGCGCTCATCGGCGGCGTTCCCGTGCTCTACATGTCGGGCTACACCGACGACGAGATGCTGAGGCGGGGAATCCACACCTCCGACACGCACTTCCTGCAGAAGCCCTTCACGCCCAGCAGCATCCTCACGCAGGTGCGGGCCGTGCTGGACGACCCGCGCGCCAGGCCGGGCGCACGAACCTGA
- a CDS encoding response regulator, with protein MTGPAAAPGHPIRVLLVEDDEDDFVITRGLLSDVSGAAFELVWAATCAEGLRTLAGGEFDVVLLDYRLGRHTALDFLGRMPLAETTPPVILLTGRDDTGTDVVAMRAGAVDYLAKAGLNATMLERSIRYAVERHGAQLARYSAERKFEMLLESVGAIVWQGDPDTLQFTYVSQEAEVLLGYPLEMWTRDPGFWSGHIHEDDRAWAVALCREAARNNVPRTCDYRMIAADGRTVWLRDIVKVVNVGGRRELAGVMVDVTQAKSVEQDLRLRDRAIAAVDEGIIITDPHQPDDPIVYVNPGFERMTGYRAAEVVGTNCRFLQGPGTDPAAVAGIGRALRAAEPIRTELLNYRSDGTPFWNRLSITPIQDEMGSLTHFVGVQRDVTDERSREQKMHLLASALEGLNEQGVSIVTAEGDWVFSNRTHGRLLGYDASADPAPTVDAFLPDDDARREFEHMLATVRNTGSWSGRVRRRRLSDDAIIVLDTFAGGVEDQGRTLFFTIIQDASEAIAHERHLRRAERLAGIGTLVAGVAHELNNPLSAVLGFAQMLLLDARSESERDDLRTIIREAERMANIVSDLRAVARDTQEETGTREPIDLNDVVRHVLKTRAYSLTTRNVETSEDLAQGLPIVSADRGQLEQVLLNLVVNAEQAMGDSGGERRLAVRTRPAPKGVSVEITDTGTGIPGHYLDRIFDPFFTTKAPGQGTGLGLSLVHSIVTEHGGEIRVDSEVGRGTTFRIDLPASAAAPAPVPAPARSDEPPGAPLRVLVVDDEDPVRRVLVRILRRRGHHADEAAEGGQALQILESDERGYDVIVSDLRMPGLDGEELLKRLQARGDGLERRVLFLTGDIASAQAARTLAEARVPALAKPVSAAEFLAAVEKIGYAAGSDP; from the coding sequence ATGACCGGGCCAGCCGCCGCCCCGGGCCACCCGATTCGCGTTCTCCTGGTGGAGGACGACGAAGACGACTTCGTGATCACCCGCGGCTTGCTGTCGGACGTGTCCGGGGCCGCCTTCGAGCTCGTATGGGCCGCCACCTGCGCAGAAGGGCTGCGCACCCTGGCGGGTGGGGAGTTCGACGTGGTGCTGCTGGACTACCGCCTGGGCAGGCACACCGCGCTGGATTTTCTGGGCCGCATGCCCCTGGCGGAGACCACGCCCCCCGTGATCCTGCTCACCGGCCGCGACGACACCGGGACCGACGTGGTCGCCATGCGCGCCGGGGCCGTCGACTACCTGGCCAAGGCCGGGCTCAACGCGACGATGCTGGAGCGCTCCATCCGGTACGCCGTCGAGCGGCACGGGGCGCAGCTGGCGCGGTATTCCGCCGAGCGGAAGTTCGAGATGCTCCTGGAGTCCGTGGGGGCCATCGTGTGGCAGGGCGACCCCGACACCCTCCAGTTCACCTACGTGAGCCAGGAGGCGGAGGTCCTGCTCGGCTATCCGCTGGAGATGTGGACGCGCGACCCGGGCTTCTGGTCCGGGCACATCCACGAAGACGACCGCGCCTGGGCGGTGGCGCTGTGCAGGGAAGCGGCAAGGAACAACGTACCGCGCACGTGCGACTACCGGATGATCGCCGCCGACGGGCGCACGGTCTGGCTGCGCGACATCGTGAAGGTGGTGAACGTGGGGGGAAGGCGCGAGCTGGCGGGGGTGATGGTCGACGTGACGCAGGCGAAGTCGGTGGAGCAGGACCTGAGGCTGCGCGACCGCGCCATCGCGGCGGTCGATGAAGGGATCATCATCACCGATCCGCACCAGCCCGACGACCCCATCGTCTACGTGAACCCGGGGTTCGAGCGCATGACAGGCTACCGGGCCGCCGAGGTCGTGGGCACCAACTGCCGCTTCCTGCAGGGCCCCGGCACCGACCCGGCAGCGGTCGCCGGAATCGGACGAGCGCTCCGGGCGGCGGAGCCCATCCGCACCGAGCTGCTCAACTACCGCAGCGACGGAACGCCCTTCTGGAACCGCCTTTCCATCACCCCCATCCAGGACGAGATGGGGTCGCTCACCCACTTCGTGGGGGTGCAGCGGGACGTTACCGACGAGCGGTCGCGCGAGCAGAAGATGCACCTGCTGGCCAGCGCCCTCGAAGGCCTCAACGAGCAGGGGGTCAGCATCGTCACCGCCGAGGGCGACTGGGTGTTCTCCAACCGTACGCACGGTCGGCTGCTGGGCTATGATGCCAGCGCCGACCCGGCACCCACCGTGGACGCGTTCCTTCCGGACGACGACGCGCGCCGCGAGTTCGAGCACATGCTGGCGACGGTGCGGAACACGGGGAGCTGGAGCGGACGCGTGCGCAGGCGGCGGCTTTCCGACGACGCGATCATCGTTCTCGATACCTTCGCCGGCGGGGTCGAGGACCAGGGCCGCACCCTCTTCTTCACCATCATCCAGGACGCCAGCGAAGCCATCGCCCACGAGAGGCACCTGCGCCGCGCCGAGCGGCTGGCGGGAATCGGCACGCTGGTGGCGGGCGTGGCCCACGAGCTGAACAACCCGCTGAGCGCGGTGCTGGGCTTTGCGCAGATGCTGCTCCTGGACGCCCGCTCGGAGTCCGAGCGCGACGACCTGCGCACGATCATCCGCGAGGCGGAGCGGATGGCGAACATCGTCTCGGACCTGCGGGCCGTCGCGCGCGACACGCAGGAGGAAACCGGCACGCGCGAGCCGATCGACCTGAACGACGTGGTTCGCCACGTCCTGAAGACCCGGGCGTACTCGCTTACGACGCGGAACGTGGAAACGAGCGAGGACTTGGCCCAGGGGCTCCCCATCGTTTCGGCCGACCGCGGCCAGCTGGAGCAGGTGCTGCTGAACCTGGTCGTCAACGCGGAGCAGGCCATGGGCGACAGCGGCGGCGAGCGCCGCCTGGCCGTGCGCACGCGCCCCGCGCCGAAGGGGGTTTCCGTCGAGATCACCGACACGGGAACGGGCATCCCAGGCCATTACCTCGACCGCATCTTCGACCCGTTCTTCACCACCAAGGCACCCGGGCAGGGGACCGGGCTGGGCCTTTCGCTGGTGCACAGCATCGTCACGGAGCACGGGGGCGAGATCCGGGTCGACAGCGAAGTGGGGCGGGGAACCACCTTCCGGATCGACCTTCCGGCGAGTGCCGCCGCCCCCGCGCCGGTTCCGGCGCCGGCGCGTAGCGACGAGCCCCCCGGCGCCCCGCTCCGCGTGCTGGTGGTGGACGACGAGGACCCCGTACGGCGGGTGCTCGTCCGCATTCTGCGCCGCCGCGGCCACCACGCCGACGAGGCGGCGGAAGGCGGGCAGGCGCTCCAGATCCTGGAATCGGACGAGCGGGGCTACGACGTGATCGTGTCCGACCTGCGCATGCCCGGGCTGGATGGCGAGGAGCTGCTGAAACGGCTGCAGGCGCGGGGCGACGGACTGGAGCGGCGGGTGCTCTTCCTCACGGGAGACATCGCCAGCGCCCAGGCGGCCCGCACGCTGGCCGAGG